In Thauera sedimentorum, a single genomic region encodes these proteins:
- the acuR gene encoding acrylate utilization transcriptional regulator AcuR, with amino-acid sequence MEAPPALRRRPGRPPKRIDDRLDTREALVRCGTEVLTEKGFAATGIDEVLRRVGVPKGSFYHYFDNKEAFGRAVIDQYAAYFARKLNRCFFDASRPPLARVQAFVDDACGGMARYEFRRGCLIGNLGQEMAVLPEAYRARLEEVFEDWQARLAACLHEARKAGEIAPHADCEALAAFFWIGWEGAVLRAKLARSEAPLRQFAAGFLAGLPR; translated from the coding sequence ATGGAAGCGCCCCCCGCCCTGCGCCGCCGTCCCGGCCGCCCCCCGAAACGCATCGACGACCGCCTCGATACCCGCGAGGCGCTGGTGCGCTGCGGCACCGAGGTGCTCACCGAGAAGGGCTTCGCCGCCACCGGCATCGACGAGGTGCTGCGCCGCGTGGGCGTGCCCAAGGGCTCCTTCTATCACTACTTCGACAACAAGGAAGCCTTCGGCCGCGCGGTCATCGACCAGTACGCCGCCTACTTCGCGCGCAAGCTCAACCGCTGCTTTTTCGATGCCTCGCGCCCGCCGCTGGCGCGCGTGCAAGCCTTCGTGGACGACGCCTGCGGCGGCATGGCGCGCTACGAATTCCGCCGCGGCTGCCTGATCGGCAACCTCGGCCAGGAGATGGCGGTGCTGCCCGAGGCCTACAGGGCCCGCCTGGAGGAGGTTTTCGAGGACTGGCAGGCGCGCCTGGCCGCCTGTCTGCATGAGGCCCGCAAGGCGGGAGAGATCGCGCCGCATGCGGACTGCGAGGCCCTCGCGGCCTTCTTCTGGATTGGCTGGGAGGGTGCGGTCTTGCGCGCCAAGCTCGCGCGCAGCGAGGCGCCACTGCGGCAGTTCGCCGCCGGCTTCCTCGCCGGCCTGCCGCGCTGA
- the acuI gene encoding acrylyl-CoA reductase (NADPH) has protein sequence MFKAILIEKDDAGYRAQLTELADDALPEGDVTVRVAYSTLNYKDGLAITGKGPVVRKFPMVPGIDLAGTVEASSHPDVAVGDAVVLNGWGVGEGHWGGLAQRARLKGDWLVPLPSAFTARQAMAIGTAGYTAMLCVMALERHGVTPDQGEILVTGANGGVGSVAVAVLAKLGYTVVASTGRPDEADFLKTLGAAEIIDRATLNAPGKPLARERWAGAVDTVGSHTLANVCASTRYRGTVTACGLAQGMDFPSTVAPFILRGVTLAGIDSVMAPRAERLEAWQRLGRDLDVAKLELITSEIGLSEVIDTAGRLMAGQVRGRVVVDVNR, from the coding sequence ATGTTCAAGGCAATCCTGATTGAGAAGGACGACGCCGGTTACCGCGCACAACTCACCGAGCTGGCCGACGACGCGCTGCCGGAAGGCGACGTCACCGTGCGTGTGGCCTACTCGACGCTGAACTACAAGGACGGCCTGGCGATCACCGGCAAGGGCCCGGTGGTGCGCAAGTTCCCGATGGTGCCCGGCATCGACCTGGCCGGCACGGTGGAAGCCAGCAGCCACCCGGACGTCGCCGTGGGCGATGCGGTGGTGCTCAACGGCTGGGGCGTGGGCGAAGGTCATTGGGGCGGCCTCGCCCAGCGCGCCCGCCTCAAGGGCGACTGGCTGGTACCGCTGCCGTCCGCATTCACCGCCCGCCAGGCGATGGCCATAGGCACCGCGGGCTATACCGCGATGCTGTGCGTGATGGCGCTCGAACGCCACGGCGTGACCCCGGACCAGGGCGAGATTCTGGTGACCGGCGCCAACGGCGGGGTGGGTAGCGTGGCGGTGGCCGTGCTGGCCAAGCTGGGCTACACCGTGGTGGCCTCCACCGGCCGGCCGGACGAGGCCGACTTCCTCAAGACCCTGGGCGCCGCGGAGATCATCGACCGCGCCACCCTCAACGCCCCGGGCAAGCCGCTGGCGCGCGAGCGCTGGGCCGGTGCGGTGGACACCGTGGGCAGCCACACGCTCGCCAACGTGTGCGCCAGCACCCGCTACCGCGGCACCGTCACTGCCTGCGGGCTGGCGCAGGGCATGGATTTCCCCTCCACGGTGGCGCCCTTCATCCTGCGCGGTGTGACGCTGGCCGGCATCGACAGCGTGATGGCGCCGCGCGCCGAGCGCCTGGAGGCCTGGCAGCGCCTGGGGCGCGACCTGGATGTGGCCAAGCTTGAGCTGATCACCAGCGAGA
- the cobO gene encoding cob(I)yrinic acid a,c-diamide adenosyltransferase — translation MDEDKKHSHNERMQRKKDVVDAAIARAQEERGIVILITGNGKGKTTSAFGTLYRALGHGQRTGVVQFIKGTQATGEVTFLQQSPAGAGVQYHAMATGFTWNTQNWDADKRAADEAWAQAARMLRDPAVNLVLLDELTYMLKYNYLDTAEVLAAIANRPPMQTVIVTGRAAKPELVELADTVSEIADRKHAFKAGVKAQAGIDF, via the coding sequence ATGGACGAGGACAAGAAGCACAGCCACAACGAGCGCATGCAGCGCAAAAAGGACGTCGTCGACGCCGCCATCGCACGCGCCCAGGAAGAACGCGGCATCGTCATCCTGATCACCGGCAACGGCAAGGGCAAGACCACCTCGGCCTTCGGCACCCTGTACCGCGCACTCGGCCACGGCCAGCGCACCGGCGTGGTGCAGTTCATCAAGGGCACCCAGGCCACCGGCGAGGTCACCTTCCTGCAGCAGAGCCCGGCCGGCGCCGGCGTGCAATACCACGCCATGGCCACCGGCTTCACCTGGAACACCCAGAACTGGGACGCCGACAAGCGCGCTGCCGACGAGGCATGGGCGCAGGCCGCGCGCATGCTGCGCGACCCGGCGGTGAACCTGGTGCTGCTCGACGAGCTCACCTACATGCTGAAGTACAACTACCTCGACACCGCCGAGGTGCTGGCTGCGATCGCGAACCGCCCGCCGATGCAGACCGTGATCGTCACTGGCCGCGCCGCCAAGCCCGAGCTGGTCGAGCTGGCCGACACGGTAAGCGAGATCGCCGACCGCAAACACGCCTTCAAGGCCGGCGTGAAGGCCCAGGCCGGCATCGACTTCTGA